The Mycolicibacterium boenickei genome has a segment encoding these proteins:
- a CDS encoding IclR family transcriptional regulator: MPAKATQPQPQSKTDGTPTGAPGSQTLARGLSALAAIAAAPTGLTVQQVADHVGAHRTIAYRLLATLSQFRYVTKGEDGRYRPGAGLAALGASFDNNMRALSVPTLRALADELGSTVSLLVAEGDQQVAVAVIVPTQVFYQLSFHEGSRHPLDRGAAGVALLASMPPRPGERELVRQTREQGWVITHGEIEPDTYGLAVPVRRRLPSPPTCINLISHREDVVLGGKDAVVRAANELSAILY, encoded by the coding sequence ATGCCGGCCAAAGCAACCCAGCCGCAGCCACAATCGAAGACCGACGGCACTCCCACCGGAGCGCCCGGTTCCCAGACGTTGGCGCGCGGACTGAGCGCGCTGGCAGCCATTGCCGCGGCACCTACCGGGTTGACGGTGCAGCAGGTCGCCGACCACGTCGGGGCCCACCGCACGATCGCGTACCGGTTGCTGGCCACCCTGAGCCAGTTCCGTTATGTGACAAAGGGTGAGGACGGCCGCTACCGGCCCGGCGCCGGCCTGGCCGCCCTCGGGGCGTCCTTCGACAACAACATGCGCGCACTCAGCGTCCCGACGCTGCGCGCCCTCGCCGACGAACTCGGAAGCACGGTCTCCCTGTTGGTCGCCGAGGGCGACCAACAGGTGGCGGTCGCGGTGATCGTGCCGACGCAGGTGTTCTACCAACTGTCCTTCCACGAGGGCAGCCGCCATCCGCTCGACCGCGGCGCGGCGGGGGTGGCGCTGCTGGCGAGCATGCCGCCGCGGCCCGGCGAACGTGAGCTGGTCCGCCAGACCCGCGAACAGGGCTGGGTGATCACCCACGGCGAGATCGAGCCGGACACCTACGGTCTGGCCGTGCCCGTGCGCCGGCGACTGCCGTCGCCGCCCACCTGCATCAACCTCATCTCGCACCGCGAAGACGTCGTGCTGGGCGGCAAAGACGCGGTGGTCCGAGCGGCGAACGAACTATCGGCGATCCTGTACTGA
- a CDS encoding FAD-binding protein, whose amino-acid sequence MTSDSFTFDETVDVLVVGSGGGGMTAALAADAAGLDTLVVEKSSHFGGSTALSGGGIWVPGAPSQRRAGYVPSPDGVFDYLKQITDGTVSDARLRKYVEAAPEMMDFLEHNSDWFEFVWKPGYADYYPELPGGSAQGSTINVPAIDLRKLGEHEQELLAPLALAPKGIWFAPKDLRLFYQIRQNWHGKAVLLKLIWRMVRARVFGDRMAAIGQSLAARMRLALKQHDIPLWLDAPMTSLITGPDGAVLGAVVERDGRAVRIRATGGVILASGGFDHDMAWRKEHLPVLEKDWSFGNPAATGDGIRAGEKVGGATELLDEAWWFPAICWPDGRLQFMLNERMMPSQFVVNGEGKRFINEAAPYMDFAHAMIKGQESGVDHIPCWLVTDIDSFHRYVVAGHLPIPKIPFAPVPTGRKVPRAWLDSGVVVEAHSWDELAGKIGVPAQNLRATAERFNQLAHGGHDDDFNRGDSAYDNYYGDPTLPNPNLRPLGKPPYYAFQIILGDLGTSGGLRTDEHARVLRSDESTVAGLYAVGNVSAAVMGRSYAGAGATIGPAMTFGYVAARHIAQAQHAVAQAVTPAANQPIQDTVSNPSGGNR is encoded by the coding sequence ATGACTTCAGACAGCTTTACGTTCGACGAAACGGTCGACGTGCTCGTCGTCGGTTCCGGCGGCGGCGGAATGACAGCGGCGTTGGCCGCCGATGCCGCCGGTCTCGACACCCTCGTGGTCGAAAAGTCTTCCCACTTCGGCGGTTCCACAGCGCTCTCGGGCGGCGGAATCTGGGTGCCAGGGGCACCGTCGCAGCGCCGGGCCGGCTACGTCCCCTCCCCGGACGGGGTGTTCGACTATCTCAAGCAGATCACCGACGGCACCGTCAGCGACGCCCGCCTGCGCAAGTACGTCGAGGCCGCGCCGGAGATGATGGATTTCCTCGAGCACAACAGCGATTGGTTCGAGTTCGTCTGGAAGCCGGGCTACGCCGACTACTACCCGGAGCTCCCGGGCGGCTCGGCCCAGGGCAGTACCATCAACGTCCCGGCCATCGACCTGCGCAAACTCGGTGAGCACGAACAGGAGTTACTCGCTCCGCTGGCCCTGGCGCCCAAGGGAATCTGGTTCGCCCCCAAAGACCTTCGACTCTTCTATCAGATCCGGCAGAACTGGCACGGCAAGGCCGTGCTGCTGAAGCTGATCTGGCGGATGGTGCGGGCCCGGGTGTTCGGTGACCGGATGGCCGCCATCGGCCAGTCGCTGGCCGCCCGGATGCGGTTGGCGCTCAAGCAGCACGACATCCCGCTGTGGCTGGATGCGCCGATGACCTCGCTGATCACCGGGCCGGACGGTGCGGTGCTCGGCGCCGTCGTCGAACGGGACGGGCGCGCGGTGAGGATCCGGGCCACGGGTGGCGTGATCCTGGCCTCCGGCGGATTCGACCACGACATGGCGTGGCGTAAGGAGCACCTGCCGGTGCTCGAGAAGGACTGGAGCTTCGGAAATCCCGCGGCCACCGGCGACGGCATCCGGGCCGGTGAAAAGGTGGGGGGCGCCACCGAGCTGCTCGATGAGGCCTGGTGGTTCCCGGCGATCTGCTGGCCCGACGGCCGGCTGCAGTTCATGCTGAACGAGCGGATGATGCCGTCGCAGTTCGTCGTCAACGGCGAGGGTAAGCGGTTCATCAACGAGGCTGCGCCCTACATGGACTTCGCCCACGCCATGATCAAGGGCCAGGAATCCGGTGTCGACCACATCCCGTGCTGGCTCGTCACCGATATCGACTCGTTCCACCGCTACGTGGTGGCCGGGCACCTGCCCATCCCGAAGATTCCGTTCGCGCCGGTGCCCACCGGACGCAAGGTGCCTCGGGCCTGGCTGGATTCGGGTGTCGTGGTGGAAGCACACAGCTGGGACGAGCTGGCCGGAAAGATCGGAGTGCCCGCGCAGAACCTGCGCGCCACCGCCGAGCGGTTCAACCAGCTGGCACACGGCGGTCACGACGACGACTTCAACCGCGGCGACAGCGCATACGACAACTACTACGGGGACCCGACCCTGCCGAACCCCAATCTGCGTCCGCTCGGCAAGCCGCCGTACTACGCGTTCCAGATCATCCTCGGCGACCTGGGCACCTCGGGCGGCCTGCGCACCGACGAGCACGCCCGGGTGCTCCGCTCCGATGAGTCCACCGTGGCCGGTCTCTACGCGGTGGGCAACGTCTCGGCGGCGGTCATGGGCCGCAGTTACGCCGGTGCGGGCGCGACCATCGGGCCGGCGATGACCTTCGGGTATGTGGCGGCCAGGCACATCGCACAGGCCCAACATGCTGTCGCACAAGCAGTTACACCAGCCGCCAACCAACCGATCCAGGACACCGTCAGCAACCCCTCAGGAGGAAACCGATGA
- a CDS encoding bifunctional 3-(3-hydroxy-phenyl)propionate/3-hydroxycinnamic acid hydroxylase has translation MADDVDVVIVGAGPVGLTLANVLGIQGVRTLVVEERDTLIDYPRGVGLDDESLRTFQSIGLVEAILPHTVPNQILRFYDGNRRLLAEMAPPDARFGWPKRNGFVQPLVDAQLLAGLDRFEHVQVAWGRRMESAVESADGVTIEFGPDVPAVRARYVVGCDGGRSATRHLMGVSFDGTTSSTRWVVVDLANDPLGHPNSEVGADPDRPYASISIAHGIRRFEFMIHADETDEQAEDPEFVARLLAPFVPHPDKVDVIRRRVYTHHSRIAGNFRKGRFMLAGDAAHLMPVWQGQGYNSGIRDAANLGWKLAAVVNGQAGDALLDSYDTERRKHARAMIDLSTLVGRVISPTNRKIAVLRDKLIRGASVVPALKRYVLEMRFKPMPRYDQGAVYHAKPPAPDAPVGTLFIQPRVDTREQSNVLLDDVIGLNFAVLCWNNNPRALLGEQAYTRWKALGAKFIAARPQTQLFWTGHDADHDDGSVVIVGDRTGALKSWFDVHAESVLVLRPDRCIAGADIAQRAPELSDALFDVLHVVEGGVNGASSPVLYVPQPTAESSGTVG, from the coding sequence GTGGCTGACGACGTCGACGTCGTGATCGTCGGGGCCGGGCCGGTCGGCCTGACCCTGGCGAATGTTCTTGGCATCCAGGGTGTCCGAACCCTCGTGGTAGAGGAACGCGACACCCTCATCGATTACCCCCGCGGCGTCGGACTCGATGACGAATCGCTGCGCACCTTCCAGTCGATCGGTCTGGTCGAGGCGATCCTGCCGCACACGGTGCCCAATCAGATCCTGCGGTTCTACGACGGCAACCGCCGGCTGCTGGCCGAAATGGCTCCTCCGGACGCACGATTCGGCTGGCCCAAGCGCAACGGTTTCGTCCAGCCGCTCGTCGACGCGCAACTGCTCGCCGGGCTCGACCGGTTCGAGCACGTGCAGGTGGCCTGGGGTCGACGGATGGAATCGGCAGTCGAGTCCGCCGACGGAGTGACGATCGAATTCGGGCCGGACGTGCCTGCGGTGCGGGCGCGGTACGTGGTGGGCTGCGACGGCGGGCGCAGCGCCACCCGCCATTTGATGGGAGTGTCCTTCGACGGCACCACTTCATCGACCCGCTGGGTGGTGGTCGATCTGGCCAATGACCCGCTGGGACACCCGAACAGCGAGGTCGGTGCCGACCCGGACCGGCCATACGCCTCGATCTCGATCGCGCACGGCATCCGACGGTTCGAGTTCATGATCCACGCCGACGAAACCGACGAGCAGGCCGAGGATCCCGAGTTCGTGGCGCGGCTGCTGGCTCCGTTCGTGCCGCATCCGGACAAGGTGGACGTGATCCGTCGCCGGGTCTACACCCACCATTCCCGGATCGCGGGCAACTTCCGCAAGGGCCGGTTCATGCTGGCCGGCGACGCCGCACATCTGATGCCGGTGTGGCAGGGCCAGGGTTACAACAGCGGTATCCGGGACGCGGCCAACCTCGGCTGGAAGCTGGCCGCCGTGGTCAACGGCCAGGCCGGCGACGCACTGCTGGACAGCTACGACACCGAGCGCCGCAAGCACGCACGGGCGATGATCGACCTGTCCACGTTGGTGGGCCGGGTCATCTCGCCCACCAACCGCAAGATCGCGGTGCTGCGCGACAAGCTGATTCGCGGCGCCTCGGTGGTTCCGGCACTCAAGCGCTACGTGCTGGAGATGCGGTTCAAGCCGATGCCGCGCTACGACCAGGGGGCGGTCTACCACGCCAAGCCGCCTGCACCCGATGCACCTGTGGGCACGTTGTTCATCCAGCCGCGCGTGGACACCCGCGAGCAGTCGAATGTCCTGCTCGACGATGTGATCGGGCTGAACTTCGCGGTGCTGTGCTGGAACAACAACCCGCGTGCATTGCTCGGGGAGCAGGCGTATACGCGCTGGAAAGCTCTGGGAGCCAAGTTCATTGCTGCTCGGCCGCAGACCCAGTTGTTCTGGACCGGGCACGACGCCGACCACGATGACGGCTCCGTGGTGATCGTCGGCGACCGCACGGGCGCGCTCAAGTCCTGGTTCGACGTGCACGCCGAATCCGTGCTCGTGCTGCGCCCGGACCGCTGCATCGCCGGGGCCGACATCGCGCAGCGTGCCCCGGAACTGAGCGATGCCTTGTTCGACGTGCTGCATGTGGTGGAAGGAGGAGTGAACGGTGCCAGTAGCCCTGTGCTGTATGTCCCACAGCCCACTGCTGAATCTTCCGGGACCGTCGGCTGA
- a CDS encoding FAD-dependent oxidoreductase gives MTVTRTEFDWDDEVDVVVLGSGGAGLTAALTASVNGASVAIYEKAPTVGGTTAVSGGIVWIPAHDRSTDGPLPVADAIDYLQAQSLGYMDADLVDTFVRTGPAMLDFVEEHSELRFAVAEGFPDYKPELPGGRPGGGRSLSAGPVDQAKLGAWKDRITSFPADFSNVGIDAETRARIHAVYHDPDADLCVAGTALIAGLLRGLLDRGILPVTEARALELIGGADGIAGVRISINDAEITVRARSGVVLATGGFEWDAKLVEAYLRGPMRGAVSPPNNTGDGLRMAMAHGADLANMGEAWWVPIVQIPGDTIDGHPRSRSVRLERTRPRSVIVNRAGKRFLNEAGEYNSMAGAFQYLDPKIGYANDPAWIVFDSVHLQRYGFLGVEPGDAVPDWFCESATLAELGAKTGIDAEGLADTLNRWNDNVSREIDPDFGRGSSAYDGYWGDNSAATPAGQTLGPLDTAPFYAVPVKIGAMGTKGGPRTDRDGRVLHVNGAPIPGLFAAGNAMGGVTGKAYGGAGGTLGPAMVFGYRSGYAAATGKSVS, from the coding sequence ATGACAGTGACCCGTACCGAATTCGATTGGGATGACGAGGTCGACGTCGTCGTACTGGGCAGCGGAGGCGCCGGACTCACCGCGGCACTGACCGCGTCCGTCAACGGCGCGTCGGTCGCGATCTACGAGAAGGCACCCACGGTCGGCGGCACCACCGCGGTCTCCGGCGGCATCGTGTGGATCCCGGCCCATGACCGCAGCACCGACGGCCCACTGCCGGTCGCCGACGCGATCGACTATCTGCAGGCCCAGTCGCTCGGCTACATGGATGCCGATCTGGTCGACACCTTCGTGCGGACCGGCCCTGCGATGCTCGATTTCGTCGAGGAGCACAGCGAGCTGCGCTTCGCCGTGGCCGAGGGCTTCCCCGACTACAAGCCCGAACTGCCCGGCGGACGGCCCGGCGGTGGCCGCTCACTGAGCGCAGGCCCGGTGGATCAGGCGAAGCTCGGTGCCTGGAAGGACCGGATCACCTCTTTCCCAGCCGATTTCAGCAATGTCGGGATCGACGCGGAAACCCGCGCCCGCATCCACGCCGTCTACCACGATCCCGACGCCGACCTCTGCGTCGCCGGCACCGCACTGATCGCCGGGCTGCTCCGGGGTCTGCTCGATCGCGGCATCCTGCCGGTCACCGAGGCCCGCGCACTCGAGCTGATCGGCGGCGCCGACGGCATCGCCGGGGTGCGGATCAGCATCAACGATGCAGAGATCACCGTGCGTGCCCGCAGCGGCGTGGTGCTGGCCACCGGCGGATTCGAATGGGACGCCAAGCTGGTCGAGGCCTACCTGCGCGGGCCGATGCGCGGCGCCGTGTCCCCGCCGAACAACACCGGCGACGGACTGCGGATGGCCATGGCGCACGGCGCGGATCTCGCCAATATGGGTGAGGCGTGGTGGGTTCCGATCGTGCAGATCCCCGGCGACACCATCGACGGTCATCCGCGCAGCCGCAGCGTGCGGCTGGAGCGCACTCGGCCGCGCAGCGTCATCGTCAACCGGGCAGGTAAGCGTTTCCTCAACGAGGCCGGCGAATACAACTCGATGGCAGGTGCTTTCCAGTACCTCGACCCCAAAATCGGCTACGCCAACGATCCGGCCTGGATCGTGTTCGACTCGGTGCACCTGCAGCGCTACGGCTTCCTCGGCGTCGAACCGGGCGATGCGGTGCCGGACTGGTTCTGCGAATCGGCCACCCTCGCCGAGCTGGGCGCCAAGACCGGTATCGATGCCGAGGGCCTGGCCGATACCCTGAATCGCTGGAATGACAACGTCTCCCGCGAGATCGATCCGGATTTCGGCCGGGGATCCAGCGCCTACGACGGCTACTGGGGCGACAACTCGGCGGCCACCCCGGCCGGCCAGACGCTCGGCCCGCTCGACACCGCGCCGTTCTATGCGGTGCCGGTCAAGATCGGGGCGATGGGCACCAAGGGTGGCCCCCGCACCGACCGCGACGGCCGGGTCCTGCACGTCAATGGCGCCCCGATCCCCGGCCTGTTCGCCGCGGGCAACGCCATGGGCGGAGTGACGGGTAAGGCCTACGGCGGCGCAGGCGGCACCCTCGGCCCGGCAATGGTGTTCGGCTACCGCAGCGGATACGCCGCAGCTACCGGCAAGTCGGTGAGCTGA
- a CDS encoding cyclase family protein, which yields MSDFRKVADDVRNWGRWGSDDELGTLNLITPDKVAEGAALVKRGKVFALGGDFSSAGPQGAFQFRQNPTHVMTVDGGDAGTLAQYGPQWLRNSVAHEVSGFFVDNPFRFNDDMIVMPLQAATQWDALSHVYYEDKLYNGFPADSVTSFGAFHCGIDKVDGKGITSRGVLLDVVRHRGAEQFLEPGNPITPAELDNVAKAQGVSITPGDIVVVHTGWWTRFLDNGDGAEPGSGLDWRCASWLHDHQVAAVAADNLMVEDPDPANGVEGTFLPMHMLCLRDMGLMLGEYWDLGALAADCAADGVYEFQLIAPPLRVTGAVGSPVNPIAIK from the coding sequence ATGAGCGACTTTCGCAAGGTCGCCGACGATGTGCGCAACTGGGGTCGCTGGGGTTCCGACGATGAGCTCGGCACCCTCAACCTGATCACACCCGACAAAGTGGCCGAGGGTGCGGCACTGGTGAAGCGGGGCAAGGTGTTCGCACTCGGCGGTGACTTCTCCTCGGCCGGACCACAAGGGGCGTTTCAGTTCCGGCAGAACCCGACCCATGTGATGACGGTCGACGGCGGCGACGCCGGCACGCTGGCCCAGTACGGCCCGCAGTGGTTGCGCAACTCGGTGGCTCACGAGGTCAGCGGGTTCTTCGTGGACAATCCGTTCCGCTTCAACGACGACATGATCGTCATGCCGCTGCAGGCCGCCACGCAGTGGGATGCGTTGTCGCACGTCTACTACGAGGACAAGCTCTACAACGGATTCCCGGCCGATTCCGTCACCAGCTTCGGCGCCTTCCACTGCGGGATCGACAAGGTGGACGGCAAGGGCATCACCTCGCGCGGGGTGCTGCTCGACGTGGTGCGCCACCGCGGGGCCGAGCAGTTCCTGGAACCGGGCAATCCGATCACCCCGGCCGAACTCGACAACGTCGCCAAGGCGCAGGGGGTGAGCATCACCCCCGGTGACATCGTGGTGGTGCACACCGGTTGGTGGACACGCTTTTTGGACAACGGCGACGGGGCCGAGCCCGGGTCCGGACTGGACTGGCGCTGCGCCTCGTGGCTGCACGACCACCAGGTCGCCGCAGTGGCTGCCGACAATCTGATGGTCGAGGATCCAGACCCGGCCAACGGGGTCGAGGGCACGTTCCTGCCGATGCACATGCTGTGTCTGCGCGACATGGGCCTGATGCTCGGTGAGTACTGGGATCTGGGTGCGCTGGCTGCCGACTGTGCGGCCGACGGTGTCTACGAATTCCAGCTCATCGCCCCGCCGCTGCGGGTCACCGGTGCAGTGGGGTCGCCGGTGAATCCCATTGCGATCAAGTGA
- a CDS encoding alpha/beta fold hydrolase, which yields MTSTAAGPASGSVSATEHESVWADLQGVAFSQGYLDVGGVRTRYLHAGDPKLPALVLLHGSGGHAEAYVRNLESHAEHFSTWSIDMLGHGYTDKPGHPLEVAHYVDHLIGFLDTIGAQRAHISGESLGGWVAARAAADHPDRVEKLVLNTAGGSQADPEVMKRIITLSMAAAENPSWETVQARIKWLMADKTRDYDDIVASRQAVYRQPGFVAAMSDIMALQDPEIRARNLLGEKEYGSITAPTLVLWTSDDPTADVSEGRRIASMIPRARFEVMPDCGHWPQYEDPETFNRLHLDFLLGRERG from the coding sequence ATGACAAGCACTGCCGCCGGGCCGGCATCCGGTTCCGTTTCGGCTACCGAGCACGAGAGTGTCTGGGCGGACCTGCAGGGCGTCGCGTTCTCGCAGGGTTACCTCGACGTGGGTGGCGTCCGCACCCGTTACCTGCATGCCGGCGACCCGAAGCTGCCTGCGCTGGTTCTGCTGCACGGATCGGGCGGGCATGCCGAGGCCTACGTGCGCAACCTGGAATCTCATGCCGAGCACTTCTCGACCTGGTCGATCGACATGCTCGGGCACGGCTACACCGACAAGCCCGGCCATCCGCTGGAGGTCGCGCACTACGTCGATCACCTGATCGGGTTCCTCGACACGATCGGTGCGCAACGCGCGCACATCTCGGGTGAGTCGCTGGGCGGTTGGGTGGCCGCCCGGGCCGCCGCCGATCACCCGGACCGCGTCGAGAAGCTGGTCCTCAACACCGCCGGTGGTTCGCAGGCCGACCCCGAGGTGATGAAGCGGATCATCACGCTGTCGATGGCGGCTGCGGAGAACCCGAGCTGGGAGACCGTGCAGGCCCGGATCAAGTGGTTGATGGCCGATAAGACAAGGGATTACGACGACATCGTGGCGAGCCGCCAGGCGGTGTACCGCCAGCCCGGTTTCGTCGCCGCGATGAGCGACATCATGGCCCTGCAGGATCCGGAGATCCGTGCACGGAACCTGCTGGGGGAGAAGGAGTACGGGTCGATCACCGCGCCGACGCTGGTGTTGTGGACCAGTGACGACCCGACTGCCGACGTCAGTGAGGGCCGGCGGATCGCCTCGATGATCCCCCGCGCCCGGTTCGAGGTGATGCCCGATTGCGGGCACTGGCCGCAGTACGAAGACCCCGAGACCTTCAACCGGCTGCACCTGGACTTCCTGTTAGGGCGCGAACGTGGCTGA
- a CDS encoding LLM class flavin-dependent oxidoreductase: MKISLFYEFPLPRPWSEDDEHQLFQHGLTEVEAADKAGFSTVWLTEHHFLEEYCHSTAPEMFLAAASQRTKNIRLGFGVMHLPPPINHPARIAERVATLDHLSNGRVEFGTGEGSSVAELGGFDIDPADKRTMWEEALEVSIRCMTEAPFTGFKGEHVEMPARNVIPKPLQKPHPPVWVACTRPSSVQMAAQKAIGALSFAYTGPEALKERVDGYYKEFEEQGAPITPAINPNILAIGGDLSMMVAKSDDEALKRLGIGGGFFSFGIMHYYLTGMHTPGRTKVWERYEEAVKEDPTLAYGPGRGAIGSPDTVREFLRAYEASGVDEIILLLNPRSHEGTMESIEIMGKEILPEFIERDAKAVADKAKRLEPVIEKVESRRRPSDAPLFDETYAFGGLPTGRDKFTAGEIPEAMAEINEGRVKAAQAEKAARETSG; encoded by the coding sequence ATGAAGATTTCGCTGTTCTACGAGTTCCCACTGCCCCGGCCGTGGTCGGAGGATGACGAACATCAACTGTTCCAGCACGGCCTGACCGAGGTGGAGGCCGCTGACAAGGCCGGTTTCTCCACCGTCTGGCTCACCGAGCACCACTTCCTCGAGGAGTACTGCCACTCCACCGCGCCGGAGATGTTCCTGGCCGCGGCCAGCCAGCGGACCAAGAACATTCGGCTGGGTTTCGGCGTCATGCACCTGCCGCCGCCGATCAACCACCCGGCCCGCATCGCCGAGCGCGTCGCCACGCTGGACCACCTGTCCAACGGGCGGGTCGAGTTCGGCACCGGTGAAGGATCCTCGGTCGCCGAGCTCGGCGGCTTCGACATCGACCCGGCGGACAAGCGCACGATGTGGGAAGAAGCCCTTGAGGTTTCGATCCGCTGTATGACCGAGGCGCCGTTCACCGGCTTCAAGGGCGAGCACGTCGAGATGCCTGCGCGCAATGTGATCCCCAAGCCGCTGCAGAAGCCGCACCCGCCCGTCTGGGTCGCGTGCACCCGCCCGTCGTCGGTGCAGATGGCCGCGCAGAAGGCCATCGGCGCGTTGAGCTTCGCCTACACCGGCCCCGAGGCGCTCAAGGAGCGGGTCGACGGGTACTACAAAGAATTCGAAGAGCAGGGCGCGCCGATCACGCCGGCGATCAACCCCAACATCCTGGCCATCGGCGGTGACCTGTCGATGATGGTGGCGAAGTCCGACGACGAGGCACTCAAGCGCCTTGGCATCGGCGGCGGTTTCTTCTCGTTCGGGATCATGCACTACTACCTGACCGGCATGCACACCCCCGGCCGCACCAAGGTGTGGGAACGGTACGAGGAGGCGGTCAAGGAGGATCCGACGCTGGCCTACGGTCCCGGCCGTGGCGCCATCGGTTCGCCCGACACCGTGCGGGAATTCCTGCGTGCCTACGAGGCGAGCGGGGTCGACGAGATCATCCTGCTGCTCAACCCCCGCAGCCACGAGGGCACCATGGAGTCCATCGAGATCATGGGCAAGGAGATCCTGCCCGAGTTCATCGAGCGGGACGCGAAGGCGGTGGCGGACAAGGCCAAGCGTCTTGAGCCGGTGATCGAGAAGGTGGAATCGCGTCGCCGTCCGTCGGACGCCCCGCTGTTCGACGAGACCTACGCGTTCGGCGGCCTGCCCACCGGCCGTGACAAGTTCACCGCCGGTGAGATTCCCGAGGCCATGGCCGAGATCAACGAGGGCCGGGTCAAGGCGGCCCAGGCCGAGAAGGCCGCCCGGGAAACTTCGGGTTAG
- a CDS encoding coniferyl-alcohol dehydrogenase yields the protein MTALSELVRYDGKHVVVTGCGSGIGAEVARTLGELGARVTGLDIRPPDRLPDEFIELDLADQESVDRAAGAIAGPVDALFNVAGVSSGIGNPLLVVRINFLGTRQFTEAVEHRIGAGGSITSVSSLAASGYRENRSTTAGLIRTRSVDEGLQWCADHPEALADGGYRLSKEATILYGMRRVTELGARGIRINCTAPGVTDTPILDQLRSAYGQQYLDAFTTPLGRNSEAAEQASLLAFLGSPAASYVTGQVIWADGGILARCEAAAVDAIEGTDEADQRS from the coding sequence GTGACCGCACTGAGCGAGCTGGTGCGCTACGACGGCAAACACGTCGTGGTCACCGGCTGCGGATCGGGCATCGGCGCCGAGGTCGCCCGGACACTGGGTGAGCTCGGCGCCCGGGTGACGGGCCTGGACATCCGGCCACCTGATCGTCTGCCCGATGAGTTCATCGAACTCGACCTGGCCGACCAGGAGTCCGTCGACCGCGCTGCCGGCGCGATCGCCGGCCCGGTGGACGCCCTGTTCAACGTGGCAGGCGTGTCCTCGGGGATCGGCAATCCACTGCTGGTGGTGCGGATCAACTTCCTGGGTACGCGGCAATTCACCGAGGCGGTGGAGCACCGCATCGGTGCGGGCGGGTCGATCACCTCGGTGTCGTCGCTGGCAGCGTCGGGATACCGGGAAAACCGGTCCACCACAGCGGGGTTGATCCGCACCCGGTCGGTCGACGAGGGGTTGCAGTGGTGCGCCGACCATCCCGAGGCGCTGGCCGACGGCGGCTACCGGTTGTCCAAGGAGGCGACGATTCTCTACGGGATGCGCCGCGTCACCGAACTCGGCGCCCGCGGGATCCGGATCAACTGCACCGCACCGGGGGTGACCGATACGCCGATCCTGGACCAGTTGCGGTCGGCCTATGGTCAGCAGTACCTCGATGCGTTCACCACCCCGCTGGGCCGTAACTCCGAGGCCGCCGAACAGGCGTCACTGCTGGCGTTCTTGGGCAGCCCGGCCGCCAGTTATGTGACCGGGCAGGTTATTTGGGCCGATGGTGGCATTCTGGCCCGGTGCGAGGCGGCTGCGGTCGATGCTATAGAGGGCACCGACGAAGCTGACCAGAGGAGCTGA
- a CDS encoding 3-carboxyethylcatechol 2,3-dioxygenase, producing the protein MSHSPLLNLPGPSADLLDEIGSALAAARSFVADYDPELVVTFSPDHYNGFFYRLMPPFCIGTAAAGVGDYGTYEGALNVAGDIAQQCAEAVWESGVDVAVSTSMEVDHGTVQPLQELFGDATARPILPIFINSVATPLGPLARSRALGAAVGAFLSTLDKRVLVLGSGGLSHDPPVPTLATAPPAALDRIVHGVPMTAEQRMARQTAVSQAAHDFAHGDSALRPLNPEWDHSLLEIFDEGRLADLDSWSNTFIATEGGNSAHEIRTWVAAFAALGANGPYRTGNHFYRAAPELIAGFAIRTAVGIAA; encoded by the coding sequence ATGTCCCACAGCCCACTGCTGAATCTTCCGGGACCGTCGGCTGATCTCCTCGACGAGATCGGCTCGGCCCTCGCCGCTGCTCGGTCCTTCGTGGCCGACTACGACCCCGAACTGGTCGTCACCTTCTCGCCCGACCACTACAACGGATTCTTCTACCGGCTGATGCCGCCCTTCTGCATCGGCACCGCCGCGGCGGGAGTGGGGGATTACGGGACGTACGAGGGCGCGCTCAACGTGGCCGGCGACATCGCCCAGCAGTGTGCGGAGGCAGTGTGGGAATCCGGTGTGGACGTGGCCGTTTCGACGAGCATGGAGGTCGACCACGGCACCGTGCAGCCGCTGCAGGAGTTGTTCGGCGACGCGACCGCGCGTCCCATCCTGCCGATCTTCATCAATTCCGTTGCCACTCCGCTGGGGCCGCTGGCGCGGTCCCGCGCACTCGGAGCGGCCGTCGGTGCCTTCCTGTCGACCCTCGACAAGCGGGTGTTGGTGCTGGGGTCCGGTGGGCTCTCACATGACCCACCGGTGCCAACACTGGCCACTGCACCGCCGGCGGCGCTGGACCGGATCGTGCACGGGGTCCCGATGACCGCCGAGCAGCGCATGGCCCGGCAGACCGCGGTGAGCCAGGCCGCGCACGACTTCGCCCACGGTGACAGTGCGCTGCGGCCGCTGAATCCCGAGTGGGACCACAGCCTGCTGGAGATCTTCGACGAGGGCCGGCTCGCTGATCTGGACAGCTGGTCCAACACCTTCATCGCCACCGAAGGGGGCAACTCGGCACACGAGATCCGCACCTGGGTGGCTGCTTTCGCGGCTCTGGGAGCCAACGGGCCGTACCGGACCGGAAACCATTTCTACCGGGCGGCACCGGAATTGATCGCAGGATTCGCAATCAGGACGGCGGTAGGAATCGCAGCATGA